A single Brevundimonas sp. M20 DNA region contains:
- a CDS encoding FAD-binding dehydrogenase: MEPDAIIVGGGLAGLVAADELTTAGRRVALVDQETPANLGGQAWWSFGGLFLVDSPEQRRLGVRDSFDLAWSDWSGSAGWDRLGGALADDVWAVRWGRAYVEFAAGEKRRWLRSRGIRLTPMVGWAERGDGRADGHGNSVPRFHVAWGTGTGVTAPLVARAREAETRGLLTFHHRCRVDTLTIEAGRVTGVEGVRLAPDAAPRGAPTNRRVTGAFNLSAPVVLLATGGIGGDHARVRRHWPDRLGRPPRDMLTGVPAHVDGRMLDIAADAGARVVNQDRLWCYVEGLKNWNPVWPRHAIRVLPGPSALWLDALGRRLPAPALPGFDTLSTLRHLRTTPDLAGYDHSWFILTQAILEKEFALSGSEQNADLTSGRWLEVLRTRLAPGATPEVEAFKRQGEDFVVADDLDTLVERMNALTAQPLLDPALVRRQVEARDSQFSNPFSKDVQVRAIHDARRYLGDRLARVARPHRLLDPAAGPLIGVRLRILTRKSLGGLQTDLDSRVLRPDGSVFEGLYAAGEAAGFGGGGAHGYNALEGSFLGGCIFTGRAAGRAMSVDL, encoded by the coding sequence ATGGAGCCGGATGCGATCATCGTGGGCGGAGGTCTGGCAGGCCTCGTCGCGGCCGATGAGCTGACCACGGCGGGACGCAGGGTCGCCCTCGTCGACCAGGAGACCCCGGCCAATCTCGGCGGTCAGGCCTGGTGGTCCTTCGGCGGACTGTTCCTCGTCGACAGCCCGGAGCAGCGACGACTTGGCGTCCGTGACTCGTTCGACCTGGCCTGGTCCGACTGGTCGGGAAGCGCGGGCTGGGACCGCCTCGGCGGGGCGCTGGCCGATGACGTCTGGGCTGTTCGCTGGGGCCGCGCCTATGTGGAGTTCGCCGCCGGCGAGAAGCGCCGCTGGCTTCGGAGCCGCGGCATACGTCTGACCCCTATGGTGGGGTGGGCTGAACGAGGCGATGGCCGCGCCGACGGTCACGGCAACTCCGTCCCTCGCTTCCACGTCGCCTGGGGTACAGGGACCGGCGTGACCGCGCCGCTCGTCGCGCGGGCGCGCGAGGCCGAGACGCGCGGTCTGTTGACCTTTCACCATCGCTGCCGCGTCGACACCCTGACGATCGAGGCCGGGCGCGTTACGGGTGTAGAGGGCGTTCGCCTCGCGCCGGACGCCGCGCCGAGGGGCGCCCCCACCAACAGACGCGTCACCGGCGCATTCAATCTCTCGGCTCCGGTTGTTCTGCTGGCGACGGGCGGTATCGGCGGCGACCACGCGCGGGTTCGTCGCCACTGGCCAGATCGTTTGGGGCGTCCCCCTCGCGACATGCTTACCGGTGTGCCCGCCCATGTTGACGGCCGGATGCTGGACATCGCCGCAGACGCGGGGGCGCGTGTCGTGAACCAGGATCGCCTGTGGTGCTACGTCGAGGGCCTGAAGAACTGGAACCCGGTCTGGCCGCGCCACGCGATCCGTGTGCTGCCCGGCCCGTCGGCGCTCTGGCTGGACGCCCTTGGCCGCCGCCTCCCCGCCCCGGCCTTGCCCGGGTTCGACACCCTGTCGACCCTTCGGCATCTGCGCACCACGCCGGACCTGGCTGGCTACGACCATTCCTGGTTCATCCTCACCCAGGCCATTCTGGAAAAGGAATTCGCCCTTTCCGGCTCCGAGCAGAACGCCGACCTCACGTCAGGCCGCTGGCTGGAGGTTCTGCGAACCCGGCTGGCCCCGGGCGCGACGCCGGAGGTAGAGGCCTTCAAGCGCCAGGGCGAGGACTTCGTGGTCGCCGACGATCTGGACACCCTTGTCGAACGCATGAACGCCCTGACCGCCCAGCCCCTGCTGGACCCGGCGCTGGTGCGTCGTCAGGTCGAGGCCCGCGACAGTCAATTCTCAAACCCCTTCTCCAAGGACGTTCAGGTGCGGGCCATCCATGATGCGCGGCGCTATCTTGGCGACCGCCTCGCGCGGGTCGCCCGCCCTCATCGCCTGCTGGATCCCGCCGCCGGTCCCCTGATCGGCGTCCGTCTTCGCATTCTGACGCGCAAGAGCCTCGGTGGTCTGCAAACAGACCTCGACAGCCGTGTTCTGCGCCCCGACGGCTCTGTGTTCGAGGGTCTTTACGCCGCCGGTGAAGCGGCCGGCTTCGGCGGCGGCGGCGCCCATGGCTACAATGCGCTGGAAGGCTCTTTCCTTGGCGGATGCATCTTCACCGGGCGCGCCGCCGGCCGAGCCATGAGCGTCGATCTCTAG
- a CDS encoding TonB-dependent receptor, with product MASQACIRARLALTVSAVALVFGAGQALAQSAPQPATPQDDATATVIDDVIVTAQKREQSVQDVPIAVTALTSEVLDSLRIEGGSELLRAVPNVSFSKSNFSMYNFSIRGIGTKAVSASSDPAVAVSFNNTPLIRNRLFEQEYLDVDRVEVLRGPQGTLYGRNATGGVVNMFPNLPVGRHEAFVLGEAGNYGSLRGQAMLNIPLGDTFAIRAAGSFTQRDGFDYNSFNDTHVNDRDLWSTRLSAAWTPTDNFRANLIWEHFEEDDNRSRTGKQLCTRDPGPATLGSVNVPAGLIRNQLSQGCMPGSLYDDAAFGAPNGGSLAYIRFASSNIGLGWNSATNPRVRVYPIPLGTDPYEGVTQSRDLREIATSYDPVFRAANDVVQLNMSLDLGDTLTFHSQTAWSADDYYASQDYARYVSNPIFVDSSNLFNTARQPITSPISPGGVFTDPQLGASNRMLSVDMSRSDNRQWYQEFRLQSDMDGLFNFSVGANYLDFKSQDDYFVFNNVFTLIAQYWYNQDLTTANTGLRPLVCDASVARECVYVDPNPLDALGEDGHNYFRSKNQVHTRSWAVFGEGYWQLAPELRLTAGLRYTVDRKVTTPYPSQLLMGAELNGTPGSSSGGYVRQDYPALPDVEQEWDAVTGRLVVDWSPDLSFTNDTLIYASLSRGYKGGGTNPPRMEINPTVVQYQPLAGTFEPEYVTAIEIGAKNTLLDGTLRLNTTAFFYDYEDYQVSQIVDRISLNENFDARIWGVEIEALWRPVERLQLDANFGWLNTRLADGSQSIDVMDRTQGNADWTVLRPWIQVPSNCIAPTRYVEAILNRYVSPTDQTQLALSALCAGSSRFGTFDPSFPSTIPFYSLYGFTYNPLLEAPNGGRGFMADVGGNELPNSPNWTLNLGVQYTFALQQWDLTVRGDYYRQGESWARIYNTEYDRLKGWDNANLSVSLSHPDGFTIEAYVKNVFDETPITDAFTNSDDTGLTTNVFTLDPRLIAVRFSRRF from the coding sequence ATGGCTTCACAGGCCTGTATTCGCGCGCGTCTGGCGCTGACCGTGTCCGCCGTCGCCCTGGTGTTCGGGGCAGGCCAGGCTCTGGCCCAGTCCGCCCCCCAGCCCGCAACGCCGCAGGATGATGCAACTGCAACGGTCATCGACGATGTGATCGTCACGGCCCAGAAGCGGGAGCAGTCCGTTCAGGATGTGCCGATCGCGGTGACGGCCCTGACGTCCGAGGTGCTGGATTCGCTACGCATCGAGGGCGGATCGGAGCTGTTGCGGGCGGTGCCGAACGTCAGCTTCTCGAAATCAAACTTCAGCATGTACAATTTCTCGATCCGGGGGATCGGGACCAAGGCCGTGTCAGCCTCCAGCGACCCGGCGGTCGCTGTCAGCTTCAACAACACGCCTCTGATCCGGAACCGGCTGTTTGAGCAGGAATACCTGGACGTTGATCGGGTCGAGGTGCTGCGGGGACCGCAGGGCACTCTCTATGGCCGCAACGCCACCGGCGGCGTGGTCAACATGTTCCCGAATCTGCCGGTCGGGCGCCATGAGGCCTTTGTGCTTGGGGAGGCCGGCAACTACGGCTCCCTGCGCGGACAGGCGATGCTCAATATTCCGCTGGGCGACACCTTCGCCATCCGCGCGGCCGGTTCGTTCACCCAGCGCGACGGCTTCGATTACAACAGTTTCAACGATACACACGTCAATGACCGGGATCTGTGGTCGACCCGGTTGTCCGCAGCCTGGACGCCGACGGACAATTTCCGCGCCAACCTGATCTGGGAGCATTTCGAGGAAGACGACAACCGGTCGCGCACGGGCAAGCAGCTTTGCACCCGCGATCCGGGGCCCGCGACGCTCGGGTCGGTGAACGTGCCCGCCGGTCTGATCCGTAACCAGCTCAGCCAGGGCTGTATGCCGGGCTCGCTCTATGACGACGCCGCGTTCGGCGCCCCCAACGGCGGGTCTCTGGCCTACATCCGCTTCGCCAGCTCCAATATCGGCCTGGGCTGGAACTCGGCGACCAATCCCCGGGTCCGGGTGTATCCGATACCGCTGGGCACGGACCCCTATGAGGGGGTCACCCAGTCGCGCGATCTGCGGGAGATCGCGACCAGCTACGATCCGGTCTTCCGGGCCGCCAATGACGTGGTTCAACTGAATATGTCGCTGGATCTGGGCGACACGCTGACCTTCCATTCGCAGACGGCGTGGTCAGCGGACGACTACTACGCCTCCCAGGACTATGCCCGGTACGTCTCGAACCCGATCTTCGTGGACTCCTCCAACCTGTTCAACACGGCGCGCCAGCCGATCACCTCGCCGATCTCGCCGGGCGGCGTGTTCACGGACCCGCAGCTGGGAGCGTCAAACCGCATGCTGTCCGTGGACATGAGCCGCTCGGACAACAGGCAGTGGTACCAGGAGTTTCGCCTCCAGTCGGACATGGACGGACTGTTCAACTTCAGCGTCGGCGCCAACTATCTCGATTTCAAATCGCAGGACGACTACTTCGTCTTCAACAACGTCTTCACCCTGATCGCGCAGTACTGGTACAATCAGGACCTCACGACAGCGAACACCGGGCTGCGGCCGTTGGTCTGCGACGCCAGCGTCGCTCGCGAATGCGTCTATGTGGACCCGAACCCGCTCGACGCGCTCGGCGAGGACGGCCACAACTATTTCCGCAGCAAGAACCAGGTGCACACCCGGTCATGGGCCGTCTTCGGGGAGGGCTACTGGCAACTGGCGCCCGAACTGCGTTTGACGGCCGGGCTACGCTACACCGTCGATCGCAAGGTCACCACCCCCTATCCCAGCCAGTTGCTGATGGGGGCGGAGCTGAACGGGACGCCTGGCTCGTCCTCCGGCGGGTACGTCCGCCAGGACTATCCGGCCCTGCCGGACGTTGAGCAGGAATGGGATGCCGTCACCGGTCGGCTCGTGGTCGACTGGTCGCCCGATCTCTCGTTCACCAATGACACCCTGATCTATGCGTCGTTGTCCCGCGGCTACAAGGGCGGAGGCACCAACCCGCCGCGGATGGAGATCAATCCCACGGTCGTTCAGTACCAGCCGTTGGCCGGCACCTTCGAGCCGGAATATGTCACGGCGATCGAGATCGGGGCCAAGAATACCCTCCTGGACGGCACGCTGCGGCTGAACACGACGGCCTTCTTCTACGACTACGAAGACTATCAGGTCTCCCAGATCGTGGACCGCATCTCCCTGAACGAGAATTTCGACGCCCGGATCTGGGGGGTGGAGATCGAAGCGCTGTGGCGGCCGGTCGAGCGTTTGCAACTGGACGCCAATTTCGGCTGGCTGAACACCCGGCTGGCCGACGGCTCGCAGTCCATCGATGTGATGGATCGGACCCAGGGCAATGCCGACTGGACGGTGCTGCGGCCCTGGATCCAGGTGCCGTCCAACTGCATCGCCCCGACGCGTTATGTGGAAGCGATCCTTAACCGGTATGTGTCGCCGACGGACCAGACCCAGCTGGCGCTGAGCGCCCTGTGCGCGGGATCCAGCCGGTTCGGCACCTTCGACCCGTCCTTCCCGTCCACCATCCCTTTCTACAGCCTGTACGGGTTCACCTATAATCCGCTGCTGGAGGCCCCCAACGGCGGGCGTGGATTCATGGCGGACGTGGGCGGCAACGAACTGCCCAACTCTCCGAACTGGACGCTGAACCTGGGCGTTCAGTACACCTTCGCCCTGCAGCAATGGGACCTGACCGTTCGCGGGGACTACTACCGCCAGGGTGAGAGCTGGGCGCGGATCTACAACACTGAATATGATCGGCTGAAGGGGTGGGACAACGCCAACCTCTCCGTGTCGCTGTCCCATCCGGACGGGTTCACGATCGAGGCCTACGTCAAGAACGTCTTCGACGAGACGCCGATCACAGACGCCTTCACCAACAGCGATGACACCGGACTGACGACCAATGTCTTCACCCTCGACCCGCGCCTGATCGCGGTGCGGTTCAGCCGGAGATTCTGA
- a CDS encoding TonB-dependent receptor, translated as MAGLLLASAGVGLASGGAAKAEPEGRASPPQAHPRAVADPHSRNVTVLEEVIVEGRRGATEFTPEREFDAEEIDRLGAWNIGEVIARLGETLGPDEPPVVIINGRRILDPRNFTGFPAEALSRIELLPPEAAARYGEDPGRRVLNVVLVPEFHSRDGMAAGWRPTAGGASGVNLDLRQSSIQEDDTRQYGLQAGRDTALQAAERAGTTSDGNRTLRPETRNMTVNLAGTGTVEAWAVSLNGTLSGRRERFDVALDGVTSPLEQSAETLALNASVGGEAGGWTVRAGLDGLLAETRQSGAAPLDATTTGLAAHVTADRRVFALPAGPATLTLSGRWNRTETRTETPEGAQERSAGGLDVRAGLGLPLSRAARRGRGGTTGSLGDAALTLGGRLRDANASDLEGGLNAALSWSPVRGARFTAQWAGSTDSPSDEQRLAPVVFGAPQTVFDLQAGEAVDIVPVLGGNPDLRNQRQDRLAASMTLGPFTPWRLQGNLSWVRQDTYDAIGAVPALSPAAEAAFPDRFIRDGAGRLVRIDQRPINLDRVQTETLSWTLNMTVPLGEGRGDALQLGVGQSRRLVDRVVLRADYPLLNRLDGDGGSGVADQMNLRADVRLGPWTTNLEARRREPTRVRRMVGQDGPDDLRLDAFNTVDLKVGYRLERLSTTMDEGPARRDPGLRLELEVTNLFDTRQTARLGDGRSAPGYGRDVTDPLGRTVRVTLRSRF; from the coding sequence TTGGCGGGGCTCCTGCTGGCAAGCGCAGGCGTCGGGTTGGCGAGCGGCGGCGCGGCGAAGGCGGAGCCGGAGGGCCGTGCCAGCCCGCCACAGGCGCACCCCCGGGCCGTCGCGGACCCGCATTCCCGCAACGTCACGGTGCTGGAGGAGGTGATCGTCGAAGGGCGGCGCGGTGCGACGGAGTTCACACCCGAGCGCGAGTTCGACGCCGAAGAGATCGATCGCCTGGGGGCGTGGAACATCGGCGAGGTCATCGCCCGGCTGGGGGAAACGCTGGGCCCGGACGAACCGCCGGTGGTCATCATCAACGGGCGGCGGATTCTTGATCCCCGGAACTTCACGGGATTCCCGGCGGAAGCCCTGTCCCGTATCGAACTTCTGCCGCCCGAGGCCGCCGCGCGCTATGGCGAGGATCCGGGCCGACGGGTGCTCAATGTGGTTCTCGTTCCCGAGTTTCACAGTCGGGACGGCATGGCGGCGGGCTGGCGGCCGACGGCCGGGGGCGCTTCCGGGGTGAACCTCGATCTGCGCCAGTCCTCGATCCAGGAGGACGACACGCGTCAGTATGGGCTGCAGGCCGGACGCGACACCGCCCTGCAGGCGGCGGAGCGCGCCGGCACAACGTCGGACGGGAACAGGACCCTGCGGCCTGAAACCCGCAACATGACCGTCAATCTTGCTGGGACCGGCACGGTCGAAGCTTGGGCCGTATCGCTCAACGGGACGCTTTCGGGCCGTCGGGAGCGCTTTGACGTGGCTTTGGACGGCGTCACGTCCCCGCTCGAGCAAAGCGCGGAGACCCTGGCCCTGAACGCCAGCGTAGGCGGGGAGGCGGGCGGCTGGACCGTGAGGGCAGGGCTGGACGGGCTGCTGGCGGAGACCCGGCAGTCCGGGGCTGCGCCTCTCGACGCGACGACCACGGGGCTGGCGGCTCACGTCACGGCCGATCGCCGGGTATTCGCCTTGCCGGCCGGGCCCGCGACCCTCACCCTTTCCGGGCGATGGAACCGGACCGAAACCCGGACCGAGACGCCGGAGGGAGCGCAGGAACGGTCCGCCGGGGGGCTCGACGTTCGCGCCGGACTGGGCCTGCCCCTGTCCCGCGCCGCCCGACGCGGGCGCGGAGGGACGACCGGGTCTCTCGGTGACGCCGCGCTGACCCTGGGCGGACGTCTGCGTGATGCGAACGCCTCGGATCTGGAGGGAGGGTTGAACGCCGCTCTCAGTTGGTCGCCCGTGAGAGGTGCTCGCTTCACCGCCCAGTGGGCGGGGTCCACGGACAGCCCTTCGGATGAGCAGCGGCTGGCGCCCGTTGTGTTCGGGGCGCCGCAGACCGTGTTCGATCTGCAGGCCGGGGAGGCCGTGGACATCGTCCCTGTGCTGGGCGGCAATCCGGACCTGCGCAATCAGAGGCAGGATCGTCTTGCCGCGTCGATGACGCTCGGCCCGTTCACGCCGTGGCGTCTGCAAGGCAATCTTTCGTGGGTCAGGCAGGACACGTATGACGCCATCGGCGCCGTGCCGGCGCTTTCGCCCGCGGCCGAGGCGGCCTTCCCGGACCGGTTCATCCGCGACGGCGCCGGGCGGCTCGTTCGCATCGATCAACGCCCGATCAATCTGGACCGGGTGCAGACCGAGACCCTGTCCTGGACGCTGAACATGACCGTGCCGCTGGGCGAGGGGAGAGGGGACGCCCTTCAACTGGGCGTCGGACAAAGCCGCCGACTGGTGGATCGCGTCGTTCTGCGGGCCGACTACCCGCTTCTGAATCGCCTTGACGGGGACGGTGGAAGCGGCGTCGCCGATCAGATGAACCTCCGGGCTGATGTTCGGCTCGGGCCGTGGACCACCAATCTGGAGGCGCGACGACGGGAGCCGACGCGCGTGCGACGGATGGTCGGGCAGGATGGGCCGGATGATCTCCGACTGGACGCCTTCAATACGGTCGATCTGAAGGTCGGCTACCGGCTGGAGCGGCTCAGCACGACAATGGACGAGGGGCCGGCGCGACGGGATCCGGGTCTGCGCCTCGAGCTCGAGGTCACCAACCTGTTCGACACCCGGCAGACGGCTCGGCTCGGTGACGGCCGTTCCGCTCCGGGGTACGGCCGGGATGTCACGGACCCGCTTGGACGCACGGTCCGGGTAACGCTTCGAAGTCGCTTCTAG
- a CDS encoding amino acid permease codes for MAFWNRRRSIDAMLAPHDGPALKKTLGWPHLMALGVGAIVGTGILTLIGVGAGLAGPAVLISFALAGLVCACAALAYAELATIMPASGSAYTYSYAALGEIFAWIVGWSLILEYSLVVSAVAVGWSGYAVPFLAGWGIDLPTALTVGPHVAGGLINLPAVFIIAVVTGLLLLGTRESATLNAILVVIKIAALVAFVAIALPKFDTAHFSPFMPNGFGAPFVQTGVMAAAAIIFFAFYGFDAIATAAEETKKPERDLAIGIVGSMVICTVLYIAVAAAAIGAAPVASFADSPEPLAHIMRGLGQGVAAQWIAAAAVVALPTVLLAFLFGQSRIFLGMSRDGLLPSRLAKISNRGVPVVVTVFTAIVVAFLAGIMRLDELASLANAGTLMAFMAVGVSLIVLRIREPNRVRKFKAPLWWLVGGIAIVGCITFFLSLKGSTQLYFLGWNGLGLVIYLVWSSRNSRLAKGEEAEG; via the coding sequence ATGGCCTTCTGGAACCGCCGCCGCTCGATTGACGCGATGCTGGCGCCGCATGACGGGCCCGCGCTGAAGAAGACGCTGGGCTGGCCGCACCTGATGGCGCTGGGCGTCGGGGCCATCGTCGGCACGGGCATCCTGACCCTGATCGGCGTGGGCGCCGGACTGGCGGGCCCGGCTGTCCTGATCAGCTTCGCGCTGGCGGGTCTGGTCTGCGCCTGCGCGGCCTTGGCCTATGCGGAACTGGCGACCATCATGCCCGCCTCGGGCAGCGCCTATACCTACTCCTATGCCGCGCTGGGCGAGATCTTCGCCTGGATCGTGGGGTGGAGCCTGATCCTCGAATACTCGCTGGTGGTCTCGGCCGTGGCCGTGGGCTGGTCGGGCTATGCTGTGCCCTTCCTCGCCGGATGGGGGATCGATCTGCCGACGGCCCTGACGGTCGGGCCGCACGTCGCGGGCGGACTGATCAACCTGCCGGCGGTCTTCATTATCGCTGTGGTGACCGGCCTGCTGTTGCTGGGCACCCGCGAGAGCGCGACGCTCAACGCCATTCTGGTGGTCATCAAGATCGCGGCGCTCGTGGCCTTCGTGGCCATCGCCTTGCCGAAGTTCGACACGGCCCACTTCAGCCCCTTCATGCCCAACGGGTTCGGCGCGCCCTTCGTGCAGACCGGGGTCATGGCGGCGGCGGCGATCATCTTCTTCGCCTTTTACGGCTTTGACGCCATCGCCACGGCGGCGGAGGAGACCAAGAAGCCGGAACGCGACCTCGCCATCGGCATCGTCGGTTCGATGGTGATCTGCACCGTGCTGTACATCGCCGTCGCGGCCGCCGCGATCGGCGCGGCCCCGGTGGCCTCGTTCGCCGACAGCCCTGAGCCGCTGGCTCACATCATGCGCGGGCTGGGGCAGGGCGTGGCGGCCCAATGGATCGCCGCCGCCGCCGTGGTGGCTCTCCCGACCGTGCTGCTGGCCTTCCTGTTCGGCCAGAGCCGCATCTTCCTGGGCATGTCGCGCGACGGCCTGCTGCCGAGCCGTCTGGCGAAGATCTCGAACCGGGGCGTGCCGGTGGTGGTGACGGTCTTCACCGCCATCGTCGTGGCCTTCCTGGCGGGGATCATGCGGCTGGACGAACTGGCCTCGCTGGCCAACGCCGGCACGCTGATGGCCTTCATGGCCGTGGGCGTCAGCCTGATCGTGCTGCGCATCCGGGAGCCGAACCGTGTGCGGAAGTTCAAGGCCCCGCTGTGGTGGCTGGTCGGCGGTATCGCCATCGTCGGCTGCATCACCTTCTTCCTGAGCCTGAAGGGTTCGACCCAGCTGTACTTCCTCGGCTGGAACGGGCTGGGCCTGGTGATCTATCTCGTCTGGTCGTCGCGGAACTCGCGGCTGGCCAAGGGCGAGGAGGCCGAGGGCTGA
- a CDS encoding Hpt domain-containing protein: protein MARRDLSGAVDFSVLERMTGGEDAITDEVLGLFGQQAALWSPMLDIREEGWRDAVHTIRGAASGIGADALAQACRTAEAAQKAEAPPLLDRVRDQLEIALSDVAAYRHEIMLRSLRG from the coding sequence ATGGCGCGTCGGGACCTGTCGGGCGCGGTCGACTTCTCCGTTCTGGAGCGGATGACCGGCGGCGAGGACGCGATCACCGACGAGGTCCTGGGCCTGTTCGGCCAGCAGGCGGCCCTGTGGTCGCCGATGCTGGATATCCGTGAGGAAGGCTGGCGCGACGCCGTGCACACGATCCGGGGCGCGGCCTCGGGCATCGGGGCGGATGCGCTGGCGCAGGCCTGCCGGACGGCGGAGGCGGCGCAGAAGGCCGAAGCGCCGCCGTTGCTGGACCGGGTCAGGGATCAGCTGGAGATCGCCCTGAGCGACGTGGCGGCGTACCGGCACGAGATCATGCTGCGGAGTTTGAGGGGCTAA
- a CDS encoding chorismate mutase: MFWSAPLSADSPVIVPIDARVAPEDCLTMAEVRHGVDALDRALVTLLAERQRYMHAAARIKPSRDVVHDDARIEDVVAKVLAAAGPAGLSADIAEPVWRTLVDRCIAHEFSVWDKTRT; the protein is encoded by the coding sequence ATGTTCTGGAGCGCGCCTTTGTCGGCTGATTCCCCCGTGATCGTCCCCATCGACGCCCGCGTCGCCCCGGAAGACTGCCTGACCATGGCCGAGGTCCGCCACGGCGTCGACGCTCTGGACCGCGCGCTCGTCACCCTGCTGGCCGAGCGCCAGCGCTACATGCACGCCGCCGCGCGTATCAAGCCCAGCCGCGACGTCGTCCATGACGACGCCCGCATCGAGGATGTGGTCGCCAAGGTGCTCGCCGCCGCCGGACCCGCCGGCCTCTCGGCCGACATCGCCGAGCCGGTCTGGCGCACCCTCGTGGACCGCTGCATCGCCCACGAGTTCAGCGTCTGGGACAAGACACGGACGTAA
- a CDS encoding ferredoxin--NADP reductase, with protein sequence MTDAVAPPPAKASPFHELEVLTVHHWTDQLFSFRIRRPEDFRFRSGEFVMIGLPGEAKDGMAGKPVLRAYSIASPHWDEELEFFSIKVPDGPLTSRLQKIQPGDTVLMGKKPTGTLVLDALTGGERLWLIGTGTGLAPWLSVARDPDTYSRFGQVIVCHTVRNVADLAYRDFFTHGIHEDPLVGDEAKAQLVYYPTVTREKFETPGRITDRIKSGDVFADLQLPIGFSPNTDRVMLCGSMAMIKETGELLETYGLKEGSNAEPGDYVLERAFVG encoded by the coding sequence ATGACCGACGCCGTCGCCCCTCCCCCCGCCAAGGCCTCGCCCTTCCATGAGCTTGAGGTTCTGACCGTCCACCACTGGACCGATCAGCTGTTCAGCTTCCGCATCCGCCGTCCGGAGGATTTCCGCTTCCGTTCGGGCGAGTTCGTGATGATCGGCCTGCCCGGCGAGGCCAAAGACGGAATGGCGGGAAAGCCCGTCCTGCGGGCCTACTCCATCGCTTCCCCGCACTGGGACGAGGAGCTGGAGTTCTTCTCCATCAAGGTGCCCGACGGTCCCCTGACCTCGCGCCTGCAGAAGATCCAGCCGGGCGACACCGTCCTGATGGGCAAGAAGCCGACCGGAACCCTGGTGCTGGACGCCCTGACCGGCGGCGAGCGCCTCTGGCTGATCGGCACCGGCACGGGGCTCGCGCCCTGGCTCAGCGTCGCCCGCGACCCGGACACCTACAGCCGCTTCGGTCAGGTCATCGTCTGCCACACCGTGCGCAACGTGGCCGACCTGGCCTACCGCGATTTCTTCACCCACGGCATCCACGAGGACCCGCTGGTCGGCGATGAGGCGAAGGCCCAGCTGGTCTACTACCCGACCGTCACCCGCGAGAAGTTCGAAACGCCGGGTCGGATCACCGACCGCATCAAGTCCGGCGACGTCTTCGCCGACCTGCAACTGCCCATCGGCTTCTCGCCCAACACCGACCGCGTCATGCTGTGCGGCTCGATGGCCATGATCAAGGAAACGGGCGAACTGCTCGAAACCTACGGCCTGAAAGAGGGCTCGAACGCCGAGCCCGGCGACTATGTTCTGGAGCGCGCCTTTGTCGGCTGA